A genomic window from Gossypium hirsutum isolate 1008001.06 chromosome D10, Gossypium_hirsutum_v2.1, whole genome shotgun sequence includes:
- the LOC121222018 gene encoding golgin subfamily A member 5-like encodes MNLRLDADVQKLEAERLRKGKARAEEELDSLKTDYKKLRLSMRTAGLGKSSEQWRKEIQEEKNRADEWERRFQEIQAQNETLKRSLSENQKEKGELENRVTELEGSLHRHRNRNSVMELRASLNRIEEMKERIEELEAALRNCEIRIKYLESNEDRQAEQLHYFQNQVRDRDHIMGEVVLQIREVADHLQTLAIQADVLSEKYELESSRGQELASLLKKIRVLSIRAKSYL; translated from the coding sequence atgaatttaagaCTGGATGCAGATGTTCAGAAGCTTGAGGCGGAGCGACTAAGAAAAGGGAAAGCTAGGGCTGAAGAAGAGCTTGATAGtttaaaaacagattacaagaagctgcgattaTCAATGAGGACTGCCGGGTTGGGAAAGTCTTCTGAACAGTGGCGCAAGGAGattcaagaagaaaagaatagGGCTGATGAATGGGAGAGGAGGTTCCAAGAAATTCAAGCACAGAACGAGACTTTAAAGAGGAGTTTATCGGAGAATCAGAAAGAGAAAGGGGAGCTGGAGAACAGAGTAACTGAATTAGAAGGATCTCTTCATCGGCATCGAAATCGAAATTCTGTGATGGAATTAAGGGCAAGCTTAAATAGAAttgaagaaatgaaagaaagaattgaAGAGTTAGAAGCAgcattacgaaattgtgagattCGGATTAAGTACTTGGAATCTAATGAAGATCGTCAAGCCGAGCAGTTGCACTACTTTCAGAACCAAGTAAGAGATAGGGATCACATTATGGGAGAAGTCGTGCTTCAAATCCGAGAGGTGGCTGACCATTTGCAGACGTTAGCAATACAAGCTGATGTGTTAAGCGAAAAGTACGAATTAGAGTCAAGTCGAGGACAAGAGTTAGCCTCGTTACTTAAGAAAATTAGAGTTTTGAGTATTAGGGCTAAGTCGTATCTGTAA